TGTGGTGTTTAGTAACAGTGTGTGAGTTGGTCGTGTCATGTTTCTTGtgtttgataaaaaaaatacgTATTTGTTCTTTGTGATTAACATATGAGACAGTTTCAGTGTGTGGTTTCTATGCATGTGCTTATTTGTATGCAAATTTTAAACCCACAGACAGAATCTTATGGGATAACCTCACATAAGTTTCCAATTTAGGCTTAAAATTGTAATTACTGTGGTGATTCTAGTTGTGTATTGTTCTGTTGCCATAATTTTCTGCATTTTGTTCCTCAAACTTATTCTTTAATCATCAGTATGTAAATACTGTTTATACATCAAGAAGTGCACATAATAAAATCAATGCCATGTTGTACTTGGCACTGTTAGTTCTTGACTTTTCACTGGTTTCGCCTCCATCAAATGCTGTCTATACGTGGGACCTGTAGACTTATTTTAACAGTATATTGACTTTGACATTTCCGTCTGACCAGGATATTTCAGGGTTTACCGTCTAGACGTTCTAGACGCAACATGGCATTACAGCAAGTAAGAGCCTTACAACCTAATGGACTTTAAAGGGCATGCAGTATGACTTTATATACTACTACCTCCTAAAAACCCTTAGGAAGCAATATGGAAGTCAACAAGGATACATGGTTGTAGCAAAGTCTGGGTCAACCAGCCAATCTAAACTACACGTTTGCATTATTTCAGGAGATTCCTCCACCCACTAGAGATAAACCCTAAGTGGGTCAGGATATTTCATGGGTTAAAGAGCTACATGTTTCGATTACTCTCCAAAGCTGAAGTGTCGCTCTGTGGCCAAGTGACTTAAGTCAATTAGATGAATAAACAAGGTATTAATAGGGAAGGGTGTTCAGGAGGGGAATAGGTTAGTCAAGGCAAAGAAGTGAGGGCTcttctcagaaaaaaaaaagagcttacGCTGTAACGTCACGTAGCCACACCGTGGTCGTATAAATACCCATAGCCGCTGCAAGAGCAATATTACTACCGTCAAAAGTCTTCACAGGCTCGGTGGCAAACTGCTGATTCTCATCTCTCGCCTAACTCGGGGACTGAAGCTAAACCATGCTGGCAACCAGGGCACTGCTGTCAAAACAAACGCTGGCTGTTCTCTCTCGCCAGCCTGCCTGTTTTGTTCACCACGGAGATTATGGCAACTGGGGAAATACCAATATTGCAGTGGTAAGTGAGACAAATGAGTACAAATGCTggatgaaaacagcagcatggCCGCTTGAGGCGCTTTATAAATCACATTGTGTTCCAGGTTTTCTCAGGATGCGGCTGGTGGGATGGGACTGATGTTCATGAGGGGGTGTAGTGAGTATCACTCAGTGCAGCAATGTCTGATGGGTCGCTTAACATATGACTAGAATGCTCCTTTCCAACTTTGCCTTCAGCACAATGTACCACCTAAGCCGTAACGGCGCTCGCTTCCAGATGTTCGCACCAAATCAACAGCAGATGAATGTGATGGACCACATGAGGAAGCAACCTGCCTCTGGAGAGAACCGGTAGGCGTGTCAGGAAACACACCCAGTGTCTGACTTGACTAATTCCACACTGTAGTATTTATGATTTTTTCTGGCCATTACGAAGGAACATGATGATGGAGTCCGCTCGCTTCAGCCACGGTCAGGGAATGATGCAAATGCAGGACCTGTCCAAGCTGGATGTCAACAGCttcgacgccgtcatcttccccGGAGGCCACGGCGTCATCAAGAACCTGTGCGTGACGATGAAACATAACTGGGCGAAATTCAActcaatgaggatgaggatggagagCTAATGTGTGACTCTCAACTCTTTCAGATCCTCTTTTGTGAAGGACGGCAAAGACTGCAGGCTGCAGAACGACGTGGAGCGGGTGCTCAAGGACTTCCACCGCTCACGCAAGCCAATCGGGTACGTACCATTTACCCACTGTTTACAACGAACCAGTTCAGGTgttagaaaagcagcaggggTTCGGTCATACACTCAT
Above is a window of Betta splendens chromosome 9, fBetSpl5.4, whole genome shotgun sequence DNA encoding:
- the gatd3l gene encoding ES1 protein, mitochondrial, whose translation is MLATRALLSKQTLAVLSRQPACFVHHGDYGNWGNTNIAVVFSGCGWWDGTDVHEGVYTMYHLSRNGARFQMFAPNQQQMNVMDHMRKQPASGENRNMMMESARFSHGQGMMQMQDLSKLDVNSFDAVIFPGGHGVIKNLSSFVKDGKDCRLQNDVERVLKDFHRSRKPIGLASMAPVLACRALPGLEVTMGYERDENTRWGNWPHTNMVQAVKSMGARHTVREPYEAYVDEKNKVVSTPSFMWDTEYHYHYIFDGIGNMVKHVMRMSSK